One window from the genome of Nicotiana sylvestris chromosome 9, ASM39365v2, whole genome shotgun sequence encodes:
- the LOC104241578 gene encoding uncharacterized protein → MEEGPTLNHMPEDTLVFSEEDLEAMIELHNNALVISFLLNNTRIKRVLVDPGSSANIIILEVVEQLGLLNQVALIPRVLHGFNMTGEVTKGEITLPIDTSGVIQNTEFQVIDGNMRYNALPGRPWIHSMRAVSSTLHQVIKFPTRDGITTIHGEQHVAKEMFAVHYEALNPHIPEDRNTQAPENDEKDFFAPQTFIAPKESDATKSTVEELE, encoded by the coding sequence ATGGAAGAGGGACCGACCCTAAACCACATGCCTGAAGACACCCTCGTATTCAGTGAGGAGGACCTGGAGGCCATGATAGAGCTGCACAACAATGCGTTGGTGATCTCGTTTCTTTTAAATAATACCAGGATAAAGCGCGTGCTTGTGGACCCAGgcagctcggccaacataattaTATTAGAGGTAGTAGAACAGCTAGGGCTGCTCAATCAAGTCGCCCTAATCCCTCGAGTCCTCCATGGATTCAACATGACTGGCGAAGTAACGAAAGGGGAGATCACCCTCCCGATCGACACGTCCGGCGTGATCCAGAACACCGAGTTCCAAGTCATCGACGgcaacatgaggtacaatgcattacctggcaggccttggatacacaGCATGAGGGCAGTATCGTCAACCTTACATCAGGTGATAAAGTTTCCCACGAGGGACGGCATCACGACTATACATGGAGAACAGCATGTAGCAAAAGAAATGTTTGCAGTCCACTATGAGGCGCTGAATCCCCATATTCCCGAGGATAGAAACACACAGGCCCCCGAGAACGACGAGAAAGATTTCTTTGCTCCCCAAACCTTCATCGCCCCCAAAGAATCGGACGCAACTAAATCTACAGTCGAAGAGCTAGAGTAG